The Methanothrix soehngenii GP6 genome has a window encoding:
- a CDS encoding sulfite exporter TauE/SafE family protein has translation MIILLAIIAALAIWTYHSGGDGQSGAPDLTPLRVIMLVVVGFIAGVLGGLIGTGGCSIMLPAIHFWMGYSAPLAIGTTIFAVIFTAISGGYGHLVRRNLDRKAVLWIGGAGILGVILGSWLFTMLVDHIDLLQLILGLAFLLPAIRMIWEGAGRAKPRQEGNEIPGRKSHWAVFGFLIGILTGIVGLGGGYALVPGLIYLFGAPVYITMGSSLAVMIPLAAVAGSIKLYQGFVALTTALILGAGTIVGAQLGAAVIKRFKPNTLKLIFGLYFLYVSAKFIAAYFGVAIW, from the coding sequence ATGATTATACTTCTAGCAATAATCGCTGCATTGGCCATATGGACCTATCATTCTGGTGGAGATGGCCAGAGCGGTGCTCCGGATCTGACACCATTGAGGGTTATTATGCTTGTTGTGGTCGGTTTTATTGCCGGCGTACTGGGAGGATTGATCGGCACAGGAGGATGCAGCATAATGCTTCCGGCAATCCATTTTTGGATGGGATATTCCGCTCCCCTGGCTATCGGAACCACCATTTTTGCTGTGATTTTTACTGCAATCTCCGGAGGCTACGGGCATCTTGTTCGCAGAAACCTGGACCGAAAAGCGGTATTATGGATAGGGGGAGCAGGCATTTTGGGCGTCATATTGGGCTCATGGCTTTTCACCATGCTCGTCGACCATATCGATCTTCTGCAGCTGATTCTCGGTTTGGCTTTTCTTCTGCCCGCCATCAGAATGATATGGGAGGGAGCAGGAAGAGCCAAACCCCGGCAGGAGGGGAATGAAATTCCTGGACGCAAAAGCCACTGGGCAGTCTTTGGATTCCTTATAGGCATCCTCACGGGAATAGTCGGATTGGGCGGAGGCTATGCTCTGGTACCTGGCCTGATATACCTCTTCGGCGCTCCGGTTTACATAACAATGGGTTCATCTTTGGCCGTGATGATTCCTCTGGCAGCAGTAGCGGGTAGCATCAAGCTCTATCAGGGATTTGTGGCTTTGACCACTGCTCTCATTTTAGGAGCAGGCACCATCGTGGGTGCGCAGCTTGGAGCTGCAGTGATCAAGCGGTTTAAGCCAAATACCCTAAAGCTTATCTTTGGACTATACTTCCTTTATGTTTCCGCAAAATTCATAGCGGCATATTTCGGAGTAGCCATATGGTAG
- a CDS encoding sulfurtransferase → MKSGRCDMSILNAKKSITCALLLATLALTQSAYGGAECASLGGGCDDGGDWDPMAKLDEIGTGIYDQAQASANWPAESRKQRWNMSSGSEDSQGEDGAASTIKEDVRADLSAEQSTGRWHEIIIEIDEISNENVLLDVSESAKEHISGSIAIPYQEFLQGDSLKSVPELAEILGNAGISSDDPLVIYGECLPCGGGPSASAYVYWMLKSLGHEDVRILNGYVQDWKDKGLPVSSNATTRPVAEYVPQFTDQYIGSYNYVKSGQAQVVDARTVLEYESGTIPSAISIPYESVLDGDKLRNVNELDERFFILDKEQQVVAFTNTGFKGSVLWLALEIMGYDARLYSYQNWMANQLIEQRSSDAQE, encoded by the coding sequence ATGAAATCAGGTAGGTGCGATATGAGTATTCTAAATGCAAAAAAAAGCATAACATGCGCTCTTTTGCTGGCTACCCTGGCCCTTACGCAGAGCGCATATGGCGGGGCTGAATGTGCTTCCCTTGGCGGCGGCTGCGATGACGGCGGCGACTGGGATCCCATGGCCAAGCTGGATGAGATAGGCACCGGAATATACGACCAGGCTCAGGCCAGCGCAAATTGGCCCGCAGAGTCGAGGAAACAAAGATGGAATATGTCTTCCGGCAGCGAGGACAGCCAGGGGGAGGACGGGGCTGCATCTACTATTAAGGAAGATGTGAGAGCTGATCTGAGCGCTGAGCAGAGTACTGGCAGGTGGCATGAGATAATAATTGAGATTGATGAGATCTCAAATGAGAATGTTCTCCTGGATGTCAGCGAGAGTGCCAAAGAGCACATCTCTGGATCTATAGCCATTCCTTATCAGGAGTTCCTGCAAGGGGACTCGCTCAAATCCGTGCCGGAATTGGCAGAGATCCTCGGAAATGCCGGAATCTCCAGTGATGATCCCCTGGTCATCTATGGAGAGTGCCTGCCTTGCGGAGGAGGGCCATCGGCTTCAGCCTATGTCTACTGGATGCTTAAATCCCTGGGGCATGAAGATGTCAGGATCCTAAACGGATATGTGCAGGACTGGAAGGATAAAGGACTGCCGGTATCATCAAATGCGACCACTAGGCCTGTTGCTGAATACGTACCTCAATTCACCGATCAGTATATTGGAAGCTATAATTATGTGAAGAGCGGCCAGGCTCAAGTGGTAGACGCCAGGACAGTTTTAGAGTACGAATCGGGAACGATCCCCTCTGCCATCAGCATTCCTTATGAGAGTGTCCTTGATGGCGATAAGCTGAGGAATGTGAATGAGCTGGATGAGCGCTTTTTCATTTTGGATAAAGAGCAACAGGTTGTGGCATTTACAAACACGGGCTTCAAAGGCTCTGTTTTATGGCTTGCCCTGGAGATCATGGGCTATGATGCCCGGCTCTACAGCTACCAGAATTGGATGGCAAATCAGCTCATAGAGCAAAGATCCAGTGATGCCCAGGAGTGA
- a CDS encoding sulfurtransferase, whose product MGNGKATAFASALTLLLLCLALAHPALAGTETGEFCPTCPDWTDMDGWLAKKEAYEQEQQQKAQLEKEAITLTTQNAPPEQVQVPPESNPATGGISRVRTGNFAQALVSPQEVLSDDIVLDISPSATRYIEGAVNINYERFYAEGGRFRSVGEIAELLGQAGISRNDSLVIAGECLPCGGGPSPAVFSYWILKYLGQEKVRVLDGSIEDWAAAGLNTSNVSAMRPRTDYIPALRPELLATYDFVVNGGAQIVDARPPGDFSIGSIPGAINIPFESVVEDETVRAQEDLEKVFVGLDKARPIVVYTNVGVEASLVWFALTLSGYDARLYTWRDWLENQPKFGYELTEARAEPNPVRSGMATTITASFRERDSDAEEISSSGNSSSNEDVKLTVKGCVTCGFGSPESFANIDRSSGVARIGSSRQATQPEETAVQETESSLLCTALVIATDGSEVARTRLLQTSGYNYAGIWNANVDPGIYGVSILATVSGNSETFVDALEIEVTA is encoded by the coding sequence ATGGGAAACGGAAAAGCTACAGCCTTTGCATCGGCTTTGACCTTACTCCTCCTTTGCCTGGCTTTAGCCCACCCGGCTCTGGCAGGCACGGAAACCGGCGAATTTTGCCCCACCTGTCCTGACTGGACCGATATGGATGGCTGGCTGGCCAAGAAGGAGGCATACGAGCAGGAGCAGCAGCAAAAAGCTCAGCTTGAAAAGGAAGCGATAACACTGACCACGCAGAATGCGCCTCCTGAGCAGGTGCAGGTCCCACCCGAAAGCAATCCGGCTACTGGAGGCATTTCGAGAGTGAGGACAGGCAACTTTGCCCAGGCACTTGTATCCCCTCAAGAGGTCTTATCTGATGATATTGTGCTGGACATAAGCCCCAGCGCGACAAGATATATCGAAGGGGCAGTCAATATCAACTATGAGCGCTTTTATGCCGAAGGTGGCCGGTTCAGATCCGTTGGGGAGATCGCAGAGCTTTTGGGCCAGGCAGGAATTTCTCGAAATGACTCTCTGGTGATTGCAGGCGAGTGTCTTCCATGCGGTGGCGGCCCTTCTCCTGCCGTCTTCAGCTACTGGATTCTCAAGTATCTCGGCCAGGAAAAGGTCAGAGTCCTGGATGGCAGCATTGAAGACTGGGCAGCAGCCGGACTAAACACCAGCAATGTGTCTGCTATGAGGCCGAGGACCGACTACATTCCAGCTCTCAGGCCAGAGCTTCTTGCCACCTATGACTTCGTCGTTAACGGCGGGGCTCAGATTGTGGATGCCAGGCCGCCTGGAGACTTCAGCATAGGCTCAATCCCCGGCGCGATTAACATTCCTTTCGAGAGTGTGGTGGAAGACGAGACTGTAAGGGCACAGGAGGATCTGGAGAAGGTTTTTGTCGGCCTGGATAAGGCTCGGCCCATCGTCGTCTACACCAATGTCGGCGTTGAGGCCTCTTTAGTATGGTTTGCCCTGACCCTATCCGGTTATGATGCCCGGCTTTATACCTGGCGGGACTGGCTGGAAAATCAGCCAAAATTCGGCTATGAGCTGACAGAGGCTAGGGCCGAGCCCAATCCGGTGAGGTCGGGAATGGCCACAACTATAACGGCATCATTCCGGGAAAGGGATAGTGATGCGGAGGAGATTTCATCCTCAGGCAATTCCTCTTCAAACGAAGATGTAAAGCTGACAGTTAAGGGATGTGTCACCTGTGGATTCGGATCTCCTGAGAGCTTTGCCAATATAGATCGAAGCAGCGGAGTTGCACGGATCGGCTCCTCCCGCCAGGCCACCCAGCCGGAAGAAACCGCTGTACAGGAGACAGAAAGCTCGCTCCTCTGCACCGCCCTTGTCATTGCGACTGACGGCTCAGAGGTGGCAAGGACGAGGCTATTGCAAACCTCTGGATACAATTATGCAGGTATATGGAATGCCAACGTAGATCCGGGAATCTATGGGGTGAGCATACTGGCCACTGTTTCGGGCAACTCCGAAACCTTTGTGGATGCTCTGGAGATAGAGGTGACGGCTTAA
- a CDS encoding thioredoxin family protein: MVKIEVLGTGCAKCKSLLKNVEKAVAELGVSAEVVKVDSIQEIMDRGVMMTPALYIDGKSMMAGRTATVEEIKRMLQK; this comes from the coding sequence ATGGTAAAGATTGAAGTTCTGGGGACAGGCTGCGCCAAGTGCAAGAGCCTGCTGAAGAATGTGGAGAAAGCAGTAGCAGAATTGGGCGTCTCTGCTGAGGTGGTCAAGGTTGACAGCATCCAGGAGATAATGGACAGAGGTGTGATGATGACCCCTGCCCTTTACATCGACGGAAAGTCAATGATGGCGGGCAGAACGGCAACAGTTGAAGAGATCAAGAGGATGCTTCAGAAATAA
- a CDS encoding putative zinc-binding protein — protein sequence MVPHSGFLYVSHGKNEKRGRLKSTVLFTCSGRSNTGKLTDIAASTLSFRRPNLFRAIPAQKGAENLEDAKREGELIFIVDGCEEHCAKKKLEFAGLEADMQVVLTQIGIKKTNPSDIKSEYVEQVINVLKKTVKSLQK from the coding sequence ATAGTCCCCCATTCCGGATTTTTATATGTTTCTCATGGGAAAAATGAGAAGCGGGGCAGACTAAAAAGCACAGTTCTCTTTACCTGCTCAGGACGTTCAAATACGGGCAAACTTACAGATATAGCGGCCAGTACGTTGAGTTTTCGCAGACCGAATCTCTTTAGGGCAATTCCTGCACAGAAGGGAGCTGAAAATCTAGAAGATGCCAAACGAGAAGGAGAATTGATTTTTATCGTCGATGGTTGTGAGGAACACTGCGCCAAAAAGAAACTTGAGTTTGCGGGATTAGAGGCAGATATGCAGGTTGTTTTGACTCAGATTGGCATAAAGAAAACCAATCCTTCCGATATTAAATCTGAATACGTCGAACAGGTGATAAATGTATTAAAGAAAACAGTCAAATCGTTGCAGAAATAA
- a CDS encoding CBM96 family carbohydrate-binding protein, which produces MRYYAIRAIIALACIFLLASCAGAVKVTSALHIDTYTDAENEDQSFGEESAVWVSSHMGEPVRIAYLSFAGMTKLPEQISSANLKIYVKGVERPGKVTLYLYDNAAMNTVTWADQPEYDSQALGSIEIQETGWQTWDATDFVKKAAVECSEGCSFSVVLVADEDASISFASQEGSEEEKAVLQYEAF; this is translated from the coding sequence ATGAGATACTATGCCATTCGGGCCATAATTGCATTGGCCTGTATATTCCTTCTGGCGAGCTGTGCTGGAGCGGTGAAAGTCACTTCTGCATTGCATATCGATACCTATACCGACGCCGAGAATGAGGATCAGAGCTTTGGAGAAGAGAGCGCTGTATGGGTCTCATCCCACATGGGGGAGCCTGTGAGGATTGCCTATCTCTCCTTTGCCGGCATGACCAAGCTGCCCGAGCAGATAAGCTCCGCCAACCTGAAGATCTACGTCAAAGGGGTGGAAAGGCCAGGAAAGGTGACTCTCTACCTTTACGATAATGCAGCCATGAACACCGTTACCTGGGCGGATCAGCCTGAATATGATTCGCAGGCCCTGGGAAGCATAGAGATTCAGGAGACAGGCTGGCAGACCTGGGATGCTACAGATTTTGTGAAAAAGGCGGCAGTAGAGTGCAGCGAGGGCTGTTCCTTCTCAGTGGTTTTGGTGGCTGATGAAGATGCCTCCATAAGCTTCGCCTCCCAAGAGGGATCCGAGGAGGAGAAGGCTGTCTTGCAGTATGAAGCATTCTGA
- a CDS encoding ArsR/SmtB family transcription factor, with the protein MAQKNVSELRLKILSALSDPIRLELLEFLSGGERCVCEILPAFSRSQSTISKHLNILFEADILDRRIDGKKTLYSIKDPQVFELVRLVDRMALKQISQLAEAGRILEESLGIGR; encoded by the coding sequence ATGGCTCAAAAGAATGTCTCTGAACTGCGCTTAAAGATTCTGAGCGCTCTGTCCGATCCCATCCGTCTGGAGCTGCTCGAATTCCTGAGCGGGGGCGAGCGATGCGTTTGCGAGATCCTTCCCGCCTTCTCCAGATCTCAGTCCACCATATCCAAACATCTGAACATCCTCTTCGAGGCCGACATTCTGGATCGCAGAATAGACGGGAAAAAGACGCTCTACAGCATAAAAGACCCTCAGGTTTTCGAATTGGTTCGCCTTGTAGACCGGATGGCCTTAAAGCAGATATCGCAGCTCGCAGAAGCAGGAAGGATTCTCGAGGAATCATTGGGCATCGGGAGATGA
- a CDS encoding IS110 family RNA-guided transposase — protein sequence MMEQRNKVCGVDIHKRFLIATILSRDGTKIQKRYSTDIDDLFGFRDWVLENNCDCVAIESTGVYWYPVNAVLENKIELILANARQIKHTPGRKTDSIDSEWIAEVALNNLIYPSRIFPKEERDLRRLTRTRESLVKMRSQIKNQVHQGLESCSIKLSSVLSDNFGKSGRHILDGLIKGENIDRIIEEIPSKRVKNNEDKIRAAIRTGLDETQIFLIQSHLNTIDSLTKKLDEIDSEIKDKISGRKKDLQIAMSVPGIGFTAAATILAEIGNYRDFSTSDKLASWCGIVPNVYQSADKLITGSITKQGSKHIRWMLVQVAQAALKKRESRFRRFFLRIKARKGHNVAVVALARKILCILYHLLMNQEMYQEDGVTKSRQSKIDWSSARIDKMSLQSMIEIIAKAGYEVKKIKGQGG from the coding sequence ATGATGGAGCAAAGAAATAAAGTTTGCGGAGTTGATATCCACAAGAGATTTCTGATTGCTACGATACTATCGAGAGATGGAACCAAGATACAGAAGCGATACAGTACCGACATTGATGACTTATTCGGTTTCAGGGATTGGGTACTCGAAAACAATTGTGACTGCGTAGCTATCGAATCGACTGGCGTTTACTGGTATCCTGTGAATGCGGTATTGGAAAACAAGATAGAACTGATACTGGCAAATGCACGCCAGATCAAACACACCCCAGGCAGGAAGACCGACTCCATAGATTCTGAATGGATTGCTGAGGTAGCACTTAACAATTTGATATATCCATCACGAATATTTCCGAAAGAAGAACGAGACCTCAGAAGACTAACAAGGACAAGAGAGAGTCTTGTGAAAATGAGATCTCAGATCAAGAACCAAGTTCACCAAGGACTGGAATCGTGTAGCATAAAGCTCTCATCAGTTCTTTCAGATAACTTTGGCAAATCGGGGAGACATATCCTGGACGGCTTGATCAAAGGAGAGAATATCGATCGTATCATTGAAGAAATACCTTCAAAGAGGGTCAAAAATAACGAAGATAAAATTCGAGCTGCAATCAGAACAGGGTTGGACGAAACTCAAATATTTCTTATCCAATCTCATCTGAATACGATTGACAGCTTAACAAAGAAACTTGATGAAATCGATTCCGAGATTAAAGACAAAATTTCAGGAAGAAAAAAAGATTTGCAGATCGCGATGTCAGTACCAGGAATAGGATTCACAGCCGCTGCAACCATACTCGCAGAAATAGGAAATTATAGGGATTTCAGTACATCGGATAAACTTGCTTCATGGTGCGGAATAGTCCCCAATGTGTACCAGTCTGCAGATAAGCTCATTACGGGAAGCATTACAAAACAAGGTTCAAAGCATATCCGCTGGATGTTGGTTCAAGTCGCCCAAGCTGCACTTAAAAAGAGAGAATCACGATTTAGAAGGTTCTTTCTAAGAATCAAAGCAAGAAAAGGACATAATGTGGCTGTTGTGGCTCTGGCTAGAAAGATACTCTGCATCTTGTATCATCTCCTGATGAACCAGGAAATGTATCAAGAAGATGGAGTAACTAAATCAAGGCAATCCAAAATTGATTGGTCTTCCGCGAGAATTGATAAGATGAGCCTGCAATCCATGATCGAGATAATTGCCAAAGCAGGATATGAAGTGAAAAAGATTAAAGGACAGGGGGGATAG
- a CDS encoding putative zinc-binding protein gives MDEKRCTCGTMDVRVVACSGGSNVGQIANDAAKACSLVVEKVKDELAA, from the coding sequence ATGGATGAGAAGAGATGCACTTGTGGTACAATGGATGTGCGCGTAGTAGCCTGTTCAGGCGGCTCGAATGTGGGACAGATCGCGAATGATGCAGCAAAAGCCTGTTCACTGGTGGTAGAGAAGGTAAAAGATGAGCTTGCCGCATGA
- a CDS encoding cytochrome c biogenesis protein: MKARRRITAVLLTVALFMVLLPAAAWANSEITVITSPGCSKCAAAERALTEVLSNYQESTFEEVIFSSEEGHRIVKEHKVKDVPSIIIGSSVIGYKDYGGNESRLKILINAALQGENISVKSEDETDSNLNIEDALQNLNLSSAVTVFAAGLLAGFNPCLLAILAFLASTVLASSGRRRDLLTMIALFSLGIFVVYYIFGVGLFNVLQEKSTATMFKLVLAAVLLILGLTQMEDGRRLNAGRDSLFRTDWAMKYVHGALASKRLSSYFLLGALFSLVKAPCVGAVYIAIIGVISSHGYSSSGLIYLMLYNLGIVLPVLLLGVIMTLGMSPEQVDDFRNNHKVAIRVITGLTLIILAPLIYWELI, translated from the coding sequence ATGAAGGCCAGACGGCGAATCACAGCAGTTCTGCTGACGGTAGCCCTATTCATGGTTCTATTGCCTGCTGCTGCATGGGCTAACAGCGAGATAACTGTAATCACCTCTCCCGGTTGCAGCAAGTGCGCTGCTGCAGAAAGGGCGCTGACAGAGGTTCTGTCTAATTACCAGGAGAGCACCTTTGAAGAGGTTATATTTTCCAGTGAAGAGGGACACAGGATCGTAAAGGAGCATAAGGTCAAGGATGTTCCATCGATAATCATCGGCAGTTCGGTTATCGGCTACAAAGACTATGGTGGAAACGAAAGCAGACTTAAGATACTAATCAATGCTGCTTTGCAGGGAGAGAATATCAGCGTTAAGAGTGAGGATGAAACAGATAGCAATCTGAATATTGAAGATGCACTGCAAAATCTTAACCTATCTTCCGCTGTCACTGTCTTTGCGGCTGGCCTTCTGGCGGGCTTCAACCCCTGTCTTCTGGCTATACTGGCCTTTCTGGCGAGCACCGTGCTGGCCAGCTCCGGCCGAAGAAGGGATCTATTGACCATGATAGCACTCTTCTCCCTGGGCATATTCGTTGTTTACTACATATTCGGAGTAGGCCTGTTCAATGTTCTGCAGGAGAAGTCCACTGCCACCATGTTTAAACTTGTTCTGGCAGCCGTACTGCTGATCCTGGGCTTGACTCAGATGGAAGACGGGAGAAGGTTGAATGCAGGACGGGATTCCCTCTTTCGCACAGATTGGGCTATGAAGTATGTGCATGGTGCTCTGGCCAGCAAGAGGCTTAGCTCCTATTTCCTATTAGGTGCACTGTTCTCTTTAGTGAAGGCCCCCTGTGTAGGAGCGGTCTATATCGCCATCATAGGGGTTATTTCCAGCCATGGATATTCCTCGTCAGGTCTGATATATCTGATGTTATACAACCTGGGAATAGTGCTTCCCGTGCTGCTCTTGGGAGTTATCATGACCCTTGGCATGAGCCCGGAGCAGGTGGACGATTTCCGGAATAATCACAAAGTGGCCATAAGAGTGATAACAGGGCTTACATTGATCATTCTTGCTCCGCTGATTTACTGGGAGCTGATTTGA
- a CDS encoding permease produces MIFTVTYTIMAALEAGLATLLEYLSAHVLTCLVPAFFIAGAIAALLNKDTVLKYFGADAPKWLCYSVASTSGTILAVCSCTILPMFAGIEKRGAGIGPATAFLFSGPAINLMAIILTARVLGLDLGIARAVAAVIMAVVIGLIMAAMFQKHDPSCKTDVAPSMIQADPKPDQMSRPNYITGTFMAVLVAILLVATSSAIELLPKAIIVGALIAVAAFLMNKYYEPEEKSAFLEETWWLTKKIFPLLVVGTFVTGVIGYFLPVEWVRTIFGTSSFLACFLASVIGSLLYMPTLLEVPIVGTLFGYSTGVMAAGPALALLLAGPSLSLPSMIVIWRIIGAKKASVYISLVVILSTLVGMLYGAIVS; encoded by the coding sequence ATGATATTTACGGTAACTTATACCATCATGGCAGCCTTGGAGGCCGGGCTGGCAACGCTGCTTGAATACCTTTCGGCGCATGTCTTGACCTGCCTTGTGCCAGCATTCTTCATAGCCGGTGCAATAGCAGCTCTCTTGAACAAGGATACTGTGCTCAAGTACTTCGGTGCTGATGCTCCCAAGTGGCTCTGCTACAGCGTGGCTTCCACCTCAGGGACCATATTGGCAGTGTGCAGCTGCACCATCCTGCCCATGTTTGCAGGAATCGAAAAGAGAGGCGCAGGCATTGGGCCGGCAACGGCCTTCCTCTTCTCCGGACCGGCGATAAACCTCATGGCCATCATCCTCACAGCCAGGGTCCTGGGCCTGGACCTGGGCATAGCCAGGGCAGTGGCCGCAGTGATCATGGCCGTGGTCATAGGTCTGATCATGGCGGCCATGTTCCAAAAACATGACCCAAGCTGCAAAACCGATGTTGCTCCTTCTATGATTCAGGCCGATCCAAAGCCAGATCAGATGAGCCGGCCAAATTATATCACAGGCACATTTATGGCAGTTCTGGTGGCCATACTGCTCGTTGCCACCTCAAGTGCCATAGAGCTCCTGCCCAAGGCGATAATTGTGGGAGCGCTGATAGCAGTGGCCGCCTTCCTTATGAACAAGTATTACGAGCCAGAGGAAAAGAGCGCCTTCCTGGAAGAGACCTGGTGGCTGACCAAGAAGATCTTTCCTCTGCTGGTAGTGGGCACATTTGTAACCGGGGTGATCGGCTACTTCCTGCCGGTTGAATGGGTCAGGACAATCTTCGGCACCAGCAGCTTTCTGGCCTGCTTTCTGGCCTCAGTGATCGGCTCGTTGCTTTATATGCCCACATTGCTTGAGGTGCCGATCGTCGGCACTCTCTTCGGCTACAGCACGGGAGTTATGGCTGCCGGTCCTGCTCTGGCCCTTCTGCTTGCTGGCCCCTCCTTGAGCCTACCCAGTATGATAGTTATCTGGAGGATCATTGGAGCGAAAAAAGCCAGCGTCTACATCAGCCTGGTGGTGATCTTATCCACATTGGTGGGAATGCTCTACGGTGCCATCGTTTCATAA
- a CDS encoding SDR family NAD(P)-dependent oxidoreductase — protein sequence MGRVDGRVAIITGSTYGIGEAIARVLAKEGALSIITGRSREEGRKVVEAINSAGGRSEYYPLDVTDEKRIEEVSKAVYEKYGRIDILVNNAGVAGPNKPTHEYARAEWEWVFDVNVTGAFLCTKYVVPYMQRQKSGNIVYISSIYGIIGAPDLPAYHATKAANRVMAKIDALLYAKDNIRVNSVHPGFIWTPLVDNFLQEQCNKSGLSCEELKKQLDAKHPIGHIGEPDDIAYGVLYLVSDEAKFVTGSELIIDGGYTAT from the coding sequence ATGGGGCGAGTGGATGGAAGAGTGGCAATAATAACGGGATCCACCTACGGAATAGGTGAGGCCATAGCCAGGGTACTGGCAAAAGAAGGTGCCTTATCCATAATCACAGGCAGGAGCAGGGAAGAAGGAAGGAAAGTAGTAGAGGCTATCAATAGTGCGGGTGGACGGTCGGAGTACTACCCCCTGGATGTGACCGATGAGAAGAGGATTGAAGAGGTAAGCAAAGCCGTCTATGAAAAATATGGCAGAATAGACATCCTGGTGAACAATGCCGGCGTGGCAGGTCCCAACAAGCCCACTCACGAGTATGCTCGTGCCGAATGGGAGTGGGTCTTCGATGTCAATGTCACCGGAGCCTTTCTCTGCACCAAGTATGTTGTGCCTTATATGCAGAGGCAGAAAAGCGGGAATATCGTTTACATCTCCTCCATCTACGGCATCATAGGTGCTCCTGACCTTCCTGCCTATCATGCCACAAAGGCTGCCAACCGGGTCATGGCCAAGATAGATGCATTGCTTTACGCTAAAGACAATATCCGCGTCAACTCCGTTCATCCTGGTTTCATCTGGACGCCACTGGTAGATAACTTCCTCCAGGAACAGTGCAATAAGTCGGGGTTGAGCTGTGAGGAACTGAAGAAGCAACTGGACGCCAAGCATCCTATAGGCCATATCGGCGAGCCGGATGATATCGCATATGGTGTGCTCTATCTGGTATCCGATGAAGCCAAATTTGTGACAGGCAGCGAGCTGATCATAGATGGTGGTTATACTGCCACCTGA
- a CDS encoding class I SAM-dependent methyltransferase produces the protein MTEKSVWEEFFDAHAPIYEENVFTKNTIQEVNFLTEELAVRDGGSILDVGCGTGRHSIELARRGYAVTGLDLSAEMLARAADAARSKKVNVQWIRSDAARFQLPNSYDGAICLCEGAFGLLGKGDDPIGQPLSILCNISRSLKPQAKAVFTVLNALASIRRNANKDVEEGRFDPLTLVESSECTPQEGVAAVAVRERAFVPTELVLLFRLAGMSVINIWGGTAGNWGRRPVDLDEMEIMVVACKTGEPLDGDGARSRSKLSAE, from the coding sequence ATGACAGAGAAAAGCGTATGGGAAGAGTTTTTCGATGCTCATGCTCCGATCTATGAGGAAAACGTATTCACAAAAAACACCATTCAGGAGGTCAATTTCCTTACAGAGGAACTGGCGGTGAGAGATGGGGGCTCAATTCTTGATGTTGGATGCGGTACAGGACGTCACTCCATTGAGCTGGCCAGGCGGGGTTATGCTGTCACCGGGCTTGATCTGTCCGCAGAGATGCTTGCCAGGGCTGCGGATGCTGCCAGGAGCAAAAAAGTGAATGTGCAATGGATTCGTTCTGATGCTGCCCGGTTTCAGCTACCGAATAGCTACGATGGCGCAATCTGCCTGTGCGAGGGAGCTTTTGGGCTTCTGGGCAAGGGCGATGATCCTATTGGCCAGCCCCTGTCCATCCTGTGCAATATCTCCCGCAGCCTGAAGCCGCAGGCAAAGGCAGTATTCACTGTTCTCAACGCACTGGCATCGATTCGCAGGAACGCGAATAAGGACGTTGAGGAGGGACGATTCGATCCTCTGACACTGGTTGAGTCTTCGGAATGCACGCCCCAAGAGGGGGTGGCTGCAGTTGCCGTTCGAGAGAGGGCTTTCGTGCCAACTGAGCTCGTCCTGCTCTTCCGCCTGGCAGGGATGTCTGTGATCAACATATGGGGCGGGACAGCAGGGAACTGGGGGAGAAGGCCCGTCGACCTGGATGAGATGGAGATCATGGTTGTGGCATGCAAAACAGGCGAGCCTCTGGATGGGGATGGCGCCCGCTCGCGCTCAAAATTGTCTGCAGAATAA